The Sesamum indicum cultivar Zhongzhi No. 13 linkage group LG2, S_indicum_v1.0, whole genome shotgun sequence genome contains a region encoding:
- the LOC105179370 gene encoding abscisic stress-ripening protein 3-like: MAEEKHHHHLFHHHNEEEKPVEAVTYSETAYGSGGPGEYYETTETVGFNVPDQDKIDEYEKEKKHHKHKEHLGEMGAAAAGAFALYEKHEAKKDPEHKHRHKIEEEIAAAAAVGAGGYVFHEHHEKKEAKEEEEKAEGKKHHHLF, encoded by the exons ATGGCTGAAGAGaagcaccaccaccacctcttCCACCACCACAACGAGGAGGAGAAGCCCGTCGAGGCGGTGACATACTCGGAAACCGCCTACGGCAGCGGCGGCCCCGGTGAGTACTATGAGACTACAGAAACCGTTGGATTCAACGTCCCTGACCAGGATAAGATTGATGAGTATGAGAAGGAGAAGAAGCACCACAAGCATAAGGAACACCTCGGCGAGATGGGAGCTGCTGCTGCCGGTGCTTTTGCCTTG TACGAGAAGCATGAGGCGAAGAAGGATCCGGAGCACAAGCACAGGCACAAAATAGAGGAGGAGATAGCGGCAGCGGCAGCGGTGGGAGCCGGTGGGTATGTGTTCCATGAGCATCACGAGAAGAAGGAAGctaaggaggaagaagagaaggCTGAGGGAAAGAAGCACCACCACCTCTTttaa